The Anaeromyxobacter sp. Fw109-5 genomic interval GACGGGCGGCGCGACGCCGCGCTCCAGGGCGGCGGCGGGGTACGCGCCGGGATCCACGAGGAGCACCCACGGCCGCTCCTTCCGGCGGAGCCTCGCCTCGATGCGCTGCTTGTAGAACCAGCGCGTGGCCGCGAGCCCGCCCTCCGCCGAGAGCTGCGTCACGTGCGTGTCCACGCGACCGCCGAGCCGCTGCGCGACCCCGGCCGCGATGCGCGCCATGCGGCTCGTGGCGGGCGCCACCACGACCGTCGCGCCCGAGGCCCTCGCCAGGGCGGCGGCGGCCGCGGCGTCGGTCCCGTAGCGCGGGTCCGCGAACGCCGGCCCCTCCACGGCGAGGAGCTTCGTGGCGCCGGCGCCCCCGAGGGCGGCGGCGGCGGCGTCGACGGCGCCGCCGAAGAGGCCGATGACGAGCGGGCCGCCCACGGCGCGGGCCGCCGAGAGCGCCTCGAGCGCGGCGCGCGGGAGGCCGCCGTCGGGATCGGTGTGGGTGAGGAGGAGAACGGTGTCCATGGCGGGAGCCCTCGCGCTAGTCCTGGCCGATCCACTCGACGAGCTCGCGCGCGATCTCGTCGGGGCTCATGTCCTTCACGATCCGCGTCTCGCGCAGCGCCTTCGGCACCGCGACCGAGACGAACTCCACCCCCCCGGTGCCGACCTGCGCCGGCGGCGCCTTCTGCAGCGCCGGCATGACGCCGCGCATGTTCGCCATGCCGATCTGGGGGTTGTTCCTGGGCTCGCCCAGGCCACCCGTCGCCCAGCCGAGCACCGCCGGCGCGCCACCGCACCAGGAGACCTGGTGCTTCCCTCCCTCGACGCGCTCGAGCACCTCGAACGAGCCGTCCGGGCCGGGCGTCAGCTGGTCCACCCCCTGGAACTGGTCTGTGATCTCGAGCCGCTCGCCCACGAGCTGGAGGGTGACGCCCGCGCCGCGCGAGGCGGACTCCCAGCCGCCGAACAGGAGCAGCCGCGAGCGATCGAGCCCCGGGAGCGCCCTCACGGCCGCCGCGAGCGCCGCGGCGACCTCGTGCGGATCGGTGAAGCCTCCGGCGGGACCGTCGAGCGCCACGAGGTCGAACGGGACCTTCTGGCCCACCGCCATCATCACCTGCTGGAGCTTCGCCTTCGGACCGAGCGCCACGAGCGTCACCTTCGACCCGGGCGCCTTCGCGGCGAGGCTCGCCGCCTCGTACAGCGCGTGGGCGGCCCAGGGATCGAGCACGTGCGGCAGCATGAGCTCGTTCTTGAGCCCCGGCCCCTGGGGCGTCTGGGCGGGCTCGAGGGTCTGGAGCGGGTCCGGCACGACGCTCCCGAGGACGACGATCTGGTATCCGTTGCTCATTCCGACTCCGGTCTGCCGGCCGTGGGTGGAAGGCGGCGCTCCACGCACGGCCGGTCTGGTCAGCGCTCAGTTCTCCGCAGAGTGAAGCCCGCCCGTGCCGGCGCGGAGCAGCAGGTTCACCTCGTCCGATCCGGCGACGCGCCCGGTGCAGCTCCACAGGCACGCCCCGCAGTGGACGCACTTCTCCCGATCGAAGCCGGGGACCCCGTCCTCGCCTGGCCGGAGCGCCTCGGCGGAGCAGATCTCCACGCACGCGCGCCTGCCGCAGGCCCGGCACGTCTCGGCCGAGCGGAAGGTGACGTGGTCGGCGTAGCCCGCGGGCGCCTGGACCTTGCCGCCCACGAGGAGGGCGTCCTGCTGCGAGACGAGGAGCTTCCCGTCGAGCGGCACGGCGGGCCAGCCGGCGCGATCCATGAGCGCGTCGTGCAGCGGCGTCCCCTTCGCGTCGCACTCCGCCCGGAGGCGCGCGAGCTCCTCGGCCGGAATGCGCCCGGCGTAGAACTCCTCGAGCGTTCCGACGGCGTCCGCCGGGTGCGGCGGCTCGTGCCCGAGCGCGACCCTGCCGCGCGTGAGCCCCGCGAGCGCCATCCCGAGCAGCCCGGGCACGACCCCGCGCTGGAAGCCGTCGCGCGCCTTCTCCGCGACGCGCCCCTCCGCCTCGACCCAGCTCGCGCGGCGCCGCGCGACGTAGGCCTCCTCGAGGGTCTCCCGGGTGAGCGGCCTCCCCGCCTCGAGCAGCGCGATGACGCCCTCCGCGAGCTGAGCACCCGTGGTGAACGCCTCGTCGACGCCCGACGAGGTGAGCACGTTCGTCGTCCCGGAGCCCTCCCCGATCCGCGCGAAGCCGTCGCCGGCGAGGACGGGCTCGCCCCGCCGGCCCGACTCGAGGATCGACTTCGCGCCCCACGAGCGGAGCCGTGCGTCCTTCAGGTGCCGCCAGAGCGCGGGGTGCTGGACGTAGTGCTGCAGGTAGCGGTAGCTCGTGCGCGCGGGCGACTCGAACCAGCTCGGCACGAAGATCCCGACCGACGCCACGCGCTCCGGGTGGACGTAGAGGAACCCGAAGATCTCCGGCTCCGGGAACCCGAAGGTGTGGAGCACCGTGCCCGCCTCGAGCGCGGTGTCCTCCGGCAGATCCACGACGAACTTCATCCCCACCGCCCACTCGCGCCGCGCGTGGCCGGGGGGCATCCCCAGCTCCGCGTCGAGCTGACGCCCGACCGCGCCCACCGGCCCGTCGGCCACCACCGTGAGCGCCGCGAGCACGTCCATGCCCGGCAGGTACCCGGCCCCCGGGCGCCCGTGGCGATCGACGCCCTGGTCGAGGAGCCGCACGCCCCGGACCTTCCCGTCCTCCACGAGCGCGCGCTCCACCGGGGTGGAGGGCCAGATCTGCACGGCGCCGTCCGCGAGCACCTGAGCGCCCATCCACTGCATGAGCTGCCCCATCGAGAGGACGAGGCCGCCCTGCTTGTGCAGGAACTCGGGCGTCCAGGGCAGCTCGACCGCCTCGTCGGCGTAGGGGAGCGCGCGCCGCAGCGCGCGGATGCCCCGGTCCGCCGCGCGCAGCGTCGCGGAGCGGCGGCTCGCCCCGACCGGATCGAGCAGGTACAGGATGCGCTCGTCCTTCACCGGCGCCGCCATCGGGATCTGCGCGGGGTCGAGGTCCGGGAACCGCTCGCGGATGCCGCGGGCGCGGGTGACGACCCCCGACACGCCGAAGCCGACGTCGTCGGCGCGCTCGTAGCACACGACCTGCAGCGGCAGGCCCGGCGCCGCGGCGCTCTCGAGCGGCGGCCGGTCGGCCGCGGCGAGGCGGCGCGAGAGCGTGGTGAGGAAGCCGGCCGTCGCCGGCCCGAAGCCGACGCAGGCGATGTCCACGGACATCGTCTGACGCTCCGGCTGCTCTGGGGTCCCGAGGGGCTCCACGCGGTTCTCCTTCGCGAGCGCGAGCGAGCGCGGCCGCTACAGCGGGTAGTCGAGCGCCTCGGGGATCATCACCTTCGAGAGGGCCTCCGCCGCGCGATCCTTGGCGAGCATCGCGCCCGTCAGGCACCCGTCGACCTTGACGCGCAGCGAACGGAAGTCGCTGATGCCCTGGCACGAGGCGCACGGGCCTTCCTTGTCGGGGTGGGCGCCCTCGGTGAGCACGTCCACCGAGCAGCCGGCGAGCCCGGGGATGATCCCCTCGAGCGCGTCGGCGTCGCTCGCCGACCAGCACGCCGCGCGCCCCTCGGCGTCCCAGGACGGGTGGCGGTTGTAGCCGTGGACGAGCTCGGCGCAGATGCGGCCCACCTCGCCCGCGGTCCGCGCCGCCTGCGCGTGGCACAGGTCGGCGAAGAAGCGGGCGGTGCCGGCGTGGGCTTCCCCGAGCACCGCGCCCCCCTCCTCGGCGAGGACGACCGCGTCGAGGATCTGCGCGCGGGACGCGACGAGCCACCCGAGCGCGTCCGCGAGCTTGAAGGTGACCCCCTGGCGCGGGGACTGGACGAGCTTCACGCCGTCCGCGTCCGTCGAGCGCTCGAGGTGGCGGTAGGTCCAGAGCCAGAGGTCCATGGCCGAGGCGATCACGCACCCGCCGAGGCCCGGGTGCTCGCCGGAGAGGTGCCGGAGCTCGCGGACCCACGCCTTCAGCTGCGCGAGGAAGAGCGGATTGCCCATCGTCACCGACAGCTGGCGCCGCTGGACGGCCTCGGGCCCCTCGTACGTGGCCTCCAGCTGGGCGTCCATCCACTTCTGGCCCAGGAAGCCGGGGCAGTCCTCGGTGATGCCGTAGCCGCCCATGAGCGAGACCGCCTCGCGCATGAAGTCCGCGCCCACGCCGGTGTTCCAGAGCTTCGTCGCCGGGCAGAGGACGTTCGCCTGCGCGTCGAGCAGCGCGAAGCGGACCAGCTCGTCGCCGCGGAGCTCGGCGATGCGCGCCTCCTGCTTCTCGCCGCGCGGGTGCGCCTCCAGCTCCAGCAGCTCGAGGGCGCTCCGCTCCAGCGCCTTCATCCACTTCATGGTCGCCTTCATCCCGCCGATGCCCTGCGCGGCGAGCGCGGCGTCCTTCTTCCTCTCGAGCGGATCGAGCTCGTCGAAGAGCCGCGCCGTCGCGAAGCCGAGCGACGCGCCCGCCTCTCCCGCCGCCCACACGTCCACGAGCCGGTGCAGCGCGTCCTCGCGCTGCTGGATGCCGAGCTCGTAGCGCACGGAGCCGGGCGCGGCCTGCTCGGCCCCGCGGAACCGCCCCCGCTGGTAACGGATCACCGGCTCGACCGCGCTGAGCAGCTTCGCGGACG includes:
- a CDS encoding electron transfer flavoprotein subunit alpha/FixB family protein, with the translated sequence MDTVLLLTHTDPDGGLPRAALEALSAARAVGGPLVIGLFGGAVDAAAAALGGAGATKLLAVEGPAFADPRYGTDAAAAAALARASGATVVVAPATSRMARIAAGVAQRLGGRVDTHVTQLSAEGGLAATRWFYKQRIEARLRRKERPWVLLVDPGAYPAAALERGVAPPVEKLAVIAEGTTSTKVVGLRAPSSGEQTIRPDAKLLFVAGAGWTKKQADGKPHPDQAQALILGFLRASGASLGSSKSLVDQAGEGQQVFEFMTHLNQIGQTGATPRHPRGLATCCHGEEPHVVGWRFIRERRAVNLDPGCGWARGKADVLYVADAFAVMDKVNALLGAK
- a CDS encoding electron transfer flavoprotein subunit beta produces the protein MSNGYQIVVLGSVVPDPLQTLEPAQTPQGPGLKNELMLPHVLDPWAAHALYEAASLAAKAPGSKVTLVALGPKAKLQQVMMAVGQKVPFDLVALDGPAGGFTDPHEVAAALAAAVRALPGLDRSRLLLFGGWESASRGAGVTLQLVGERLEITDQFQGVDQLTPGPDGSFEVLERVEGGKHQVSWCGGAPAVLGWATGGLGEPRNNPQIGMANMRGVMPALQKAPPAQVGTGGVEFVSVAVPKALRETRIVKDMSPDEIARELVEWIGQD
- a CDS encoding 4Fe-4S ferredoxin; the protein is MSVDIACVGFGPATAGFLTTLSRRLAAADRPPLESAAAPGLPLQVVCYERADDVGFGVSGVVTRARGIRERFPDLDPAQIPMAAPVKDERILYLLDPVGASRRSATLRAADRGIRALRRALPYADEAVELPWTPEFLHKQGGLVLSMGQLMQWMGAQVLADGAVQIWPSTPVERALVEDGKVRGVRLLDQGVDRHGRPGAGYLPGMDVLAALTVVADGPVGAVGRQLDAELGMPPGHARREWAVGMKFVVDLPEDTALEAGTVLHTFGFPEPEIFGFLYVHPERVASVGIFVPSWFESPARTSYRYLQHYVQHPALWRHLKDARLRSWGAKSILESGRRGEPVLAGDGFARIGEGSGTTNVLTSSGVDEAFTTGAQLAEGVIALLEAGRPLTRETLEEAYVARRRASWVEAEGRVAEKARDGFQRGVVPGLLGMALAGLTRGRVALGHEPPHPADAVGTLEEFYAGRIPAEELARLRAECDAKGTPLHDALMDRAGWPAVPLDGKLLVSQQDALLVGGKVQAPAGYADHVTFRSAETCRACGRRACVEICSAEALRPGEDGVPGFDREKCVHCGACLWSCTGRVAGSDEVNLLLRAGTGGLHSAEN
- a CDS encoding acyl-CoA dehydrogenase family protein, giving the protein MRQLMWRFADRYDLQMLVQSARGVARGPVARLVADGGRNAHEWTARKNELLSHYDASGITAAFMEPEEGGFITGPKNLALALAAFELAWVDAGAATGALAGFLGLSPIHERGTPEQLRHYMSLAAPAKPGEDRAPWRAAFALTEPIPYVGVDTGMLSGKVSVAEWSPGAEPVLQVEKRGRFITNMGFANFVTAAVDTADPRIKSSCLVILEETDPGTFDRGTPTKKLVHQLSSTSDPIFSLRVPASRIVGGYTVKDGVIVPNFDHSQVIEAVFRRTRVTVGVMTSAKLLSAVEPVIRYQRGRFRGAEQAAPGSVRYELGIQQREDALHRLVDVWAAGEAGASLGFATARLFDELDPLERKKDAALAAQGIGGMKATMKWMKALERSALELLELEAHPRGEKQEARIAELRGDELVRFALLDAQANVLCPATKLWNTGVGADFMREAVSLMGGYGITEDCPGFLGQKWMDAQLEATYEGPEAVQRRQLSVTMGNPLFLAQLKAWVRELRHLSGEHPGLGGCVIASAMDLWLWTYRHLERSTDADGVKLVQSPRQGVTFKLADALGWLVASRAQILDAVVLAEEGGAVLGEAHAGTARFFADLCHAQAARTAGEVGRICAELVHGYNRHPSWDAEGRAACWSASDADALEGIIPGLAGCSVDVLTEGAHPDKEGPCASCQGISDFRSLRVKVDGCLTGAMLAKDRAAEALSKVMIPEALDYPL